From a region of the Streptomyces tirandamycinicus genome:
- a CDS encoding DUF6008 family protein produces MEHPSGMHGMGSAVSFADTAGAVLFIAWAVAMWLAVAVLAYANRGPVRPWLYKTAVGLIGLGVVGQIGHFQEHVAQAAYWIANPYAPAWMTPWAHSLARGMGQVDMTKPSLGMEILHLTGNFIFLAGLVGIVQITRRVTGHLKSRKWARMGVWMQGIHGVEHVVLTLSVALGASRAIGLSTWFGLIEPGPALVTYRVWWHFVANLIGSAILAVSLYHLWKEKRMVKAGYDEAGAEEPTPAGHAQAEREPVLAGRP; encoded by the coding sequence ATGGAGCACCCGTCCGGTATGCACGGTATGGGAAGTGCTGTGTCGTTCGCGGACACCGCGGGCGCCGTCCTCTTCATCGCCTGGGCCGTGGCGATGTGGCTTGCCGTCGCCGTACTCGCGTATGCGAACCGGGGCCCGGTACGACCCTGGCTGTACAAGACGGCCGTGGGCCTGATCGGACTCGGAGTCGTCGGGCAGATCGGTCACTTCCAGGAGCATGTGGCCCAGGCCGCCTACTGGATCGCCAACCCCTACGCTCCGGCGTGGATGACCCCGTGGGCCCACAGTCTCGCCCGCGGCATGGGGCAGGTGGACATGACCAAGCCCTCGCTCGGCATGGAGATCCTGCACCTCACCGGAAACTTCATCTTCCTCGCCGGACTGGTCGGCATCGTGCAGATCACCCGGCGGGTCACCGGACACCTCAAGTCCCGCAAGTGGGCCAGGATGGGGGTCTGGATGCAGGGCATCCACGGTGTCGAGCACGTCGTGCTGACGCTTTCGGTCGCGCTGGGGGCCAGCCGCGCGATCGGCCTGTCCACCTGGTTCGGCCTGATCGAACCGGGACCGGCGCTGGTGACGTACCGGGTGTGGTGGCACTTCGTCGCCAACCTGATCGGTTCGGCCATCCTGGCCGTCTCCCTCTACCACCTGTGGAAGGAGAAGCGCATGGTCAAGGCCGGTTACGACGAGGCCGGGGCGGAGGAGCCGACGCCCGCCGGGCACGCACAAGCGGAGCGCGAGCCGGTGCTGGCAGGGCGCCCGTAG